One genomic segment of Arthrobacter sp. JZ12 includes these proteins:
- a CDS encoding alpha/beta hydrolase, with product MPESHDLGLTYFPAAGDPTVARPAVLVLPGGGYGKTSAHEAEPVGEWLAGLGIHAFVLHYRVAPHTHPAPLLDAKEAMLQIRGGVHGLAVDTARVGVLGFSAGGHLAATLSTAVPCGDSRLDVLDAVPALSILCYPVVSFTHSAHQGSIDNLLGPSPSSDLLKMMSPELNVSAATPPAFLWHTADDEAVPVQNTYAYAGALAQQGVSAEVHVFPHGRHGLGLARDEAEPAQWTALCAQWLAGQGWADLLDAPSRRSAM from the coding sequence ATGCCCGAATCCCACGACCTCGGTCTGACCTACTTTCCCGCAGCCGGCGACCCGACGGTGGCCCGCCCGGCCGTGCTGGTCCTGCCCGGTGGCGGCTACGGCAAGACCTCAGCGCACGAGGCGGAACCCGTGGGTGAATGGCTGGCAGGCCTGGGCATTCACGCCTTTGTGCTGCACTACCGGGTTGCACCGCACACCCACCCAGCTCCGCTCCTCGACGCCAAAGAGGCGATGCTGCAGATTCGCGGCGGTGTGCACGGGTTGGCAGTGGATACAGCACGGGTGGGAGTGCTGGGTTTCTCGGCCGGGGGTCACCTTGCCGCTACTCTCTCCACGGCGGTGCCGTGCGGAGACAGCCGCCTGGACGTTCTCGACGCGGTGCCGGCGCTGTCGATTCTCTGCTATCCCGTGGTGTCCTTCACCCACTCGGCACATCAGGGCAGCATCGACAACTTGCTGGGTCCCTCGCCGTCGTCGGACCTGCTCAAGATGATGTCTCCCGAACTCAACGTCTCCGCGGCGACGCCGCCCGCCTTTCTCTGGCACACTGCAGACGATGAGGCCGTCCCGGTCCAGAACACTTACGCGTACGCCGGCGCCCTGGCCCAGCAGGGTGTGTCTGCAGAGGTGCATGTATTTCCGCACGGCCGCCACGGTCTCGGCCTGGCGCGTGACGAAGCCGAACCGGCGCAGTGGACCGCGCTATGCGCTCAGTGGCTGGCGGGGCAGGGATGGGCGGACCTTTTGGATGCTCCGAGCCGTCGGAGCGCAATGTGA
- a CDS encoding alpha/beta family hydrolase produces the protein MNPPTERFTVPVDETSISAAYARPDSPAATVVIAHGAGAGMDHPFLVGFSDALNGLGYATLRFNFAYVEQGRRFPDRPPKAVAAWREVMRQARERADGKPLWACGKSFGGRMASMAVAEGMESAGLIFLGYPLHPPGKPENLRDEHLYGIPVPMLFLQGSNDAFARQDLLDSVVSRIGEQATLHYLPDADHSFAVKGTKRTPYDVGASLAPEVAGFLAR, from the coding sequence ATGAACCCGCCCACTGAACGCTTCACGGTCCCGGTCGACGAGACAAGTATCTCGGCCGCGTACGCTCGGCCCGATTCGCCGGCGGCAACCGTAGTAATCGCGCACGGTGCCGGAGCTGGCATGGACCACCCCTTCCTCGTCGGATTCAGTGACGCCCTGAACGGGCTGGGTTACGCCACCCTTCGATTCAACTTCGCCTACGTTGAGCAGGGCAGGCGCTTCCCGGATCGCCCGCCCAAGGCCGTGGCCGCCTGGCGTGAAGTCATGCGCCAGGCACGGGAGCGGGCGGACGGGAAACCTCTCTGGGCGTGCGGAAAGTCCTTCGGCGGCCGGATGGCCTCCATGGCTGTTGCCGAAGGAATGGAATCTGCCGGCCTGATCTTCCTGGGTTACCCGCTGCATCCGCCGGGCAAACCCGAGAACCTCCGGGACGAGCACCTATACGGCATCCCTGTACCCATGCTGTTCCTGCAGGGCAGCAATGACGCCTTCGCGCGGCAGGACCTGCTGGACAGCGTAGTGAGCAGGATTGGCGAACAGGCCACACTTCACTACCTGCCCGACGCAGACCACTCCTTCGCGGTCAAGGGCACCAAGCGGACACCGTACGACGTCGGCGCCTCCCTCGCGCCTGAAGTTGCCGGCTTCCTTGCGCGATAG
- a CDS encoding YegP family protein has product MAGNFEIFMGSDKLYRFQLLDERGRVLVTSAGYGCKGDAVSAITAVRESAGTGHIHDMSEPVARVSHARYGKQRLSA; this is encoded by the coding sequence ATGGCGGGAAATTTCGAGATTTTCATGGGCTCCGACAAGCTGTACCGCTTCCAGCTTCTGGATGAGCGCGGCCGGGTTCTGGTTACTTCGGCTGGATATGGCTGCAAGGGCGACGCCGTATCAGCAATCACGGCTGTCCGCGAGAGCGCGGGAACGGGCCACATCCACGACATGTCGGAGCCGGTAGCCCGCGTTTCCCACGCACGCTACGGCAAGCAGCGCCTCTCGGCTTAA
- a CDS encoding CBS domain-containing protein, giving the protein MTTARDIMTGGAECIGENETLEQAARKMKDLDVGSLPICGEDNRLKGVLTDRDIVVKCLAEGTDPRQVKAGELGQGKPVTIGADDSIEEAIKTMADHQVRRLPVIDGHDLVGMLSQADIARNYPEERVGELVELISY; this is encoded by the coding sequence ATGACAACAGCACGCGACATCATGACCGGCGGCGCTGAATGCATCGGTGAGAACGAAACCCTTGAACAGGCAGCGCGCAAGATGAAGGACCTGGACGTCGGATCTCTGCCCATCTGCGGCGAGGACAACCGCCTGAAGGGCGTGCTGACCGATCGCGACATCGTGGTGAAGTGCCTGGCGGAAGGCACAGACCCACGGCAGGTCAAGGCAGGGGAATTGGGCCAGGGCAAGCCGGTGACCATCGGGGCCGACGACAGCATCGAGGAGGCCATCAAGACGATGGCTGATCACCAGGTGCGGCGCTTGCCTGTGATCGACGGACACGACCTGGTGGGAATGCTCAGCCAGGCTGACATCGCGCGCAACTATCCCGAGGAGCGCGTGGGCGAGCTAGTCGAGCTTATTTCCTACTGA
- a CDS encoding beta-galactosidase: MPFQPPALSITHAGWDSPLTRPRMASDVDIRPGLSLTNRSILRDGEPWIPITGEIHYSRQPRHRWEDALRLMKAGGITVVATYVFWIHHQEQETAEPNFEGNLDLAAFVELCQDIGLDAILRLGPWCHGEVRNGGHPDWIVEADYPERTNHPAYLKAVRTWFGAVGRQVAHLCGDQGPIIGIQLENELYDQPDHILVLKDIARESGLFAPLWTATAWGSADVPVGEVFPLYGGYADGFWVDSDQGWDESFQAHFTFSHQWDDPGIGKDLSGDKWTGVVGAKHPDFPAATCELAGGMASAYHRRPTPTARDIAAVAHCKLGSGSTWQGYYMYVGGTNPRRGLQESQATGYPNDMPELNYDFGAPVGAHLQTRESYHRLRNQHSFLAAFGSRLAAMNATIPGNNDDGALRWSLRSDGSSGFVFMNNHRPYEPLPARADVRFDITLDNSKVTFPHRPVTIPSGEFMSWPVELEVAGVVVRWATLNVLTLLEAEAEGEGETPVLVLAANDGVDAHLAVPAGYSVSGHAAHPVDGDLVLENLGPGFVTLTSDEGAQLRVLVLTASQALQAWTPEAGGRRRLVLSSADVIEREDSLTVLAAESGCLSIFPAAGTPDDDGFSHHSFDVTDEECEIRLEQVAPASAPSIRPVRVPGRAAAPEAEDFAERAARYTVTIAGTASALERSLLRVEIVGDTASSSFDGREEDVFWTGQAWDIDITPYAATARREVALAVYPLTDATPVWLPPKAASVHAALTQPTATITGARVLTFREVEVLGADRWVAV, translated from the coding sequence ATGCCCTTTCAGCCGCCGGCCCTGTCGATCACCCATGCCGGATGGGACAGCCCGCTCACTCGGCCCCGCATGGCGAGCGACGTCGACATACGGCCCGGCCTCAGCCTCACCAATCGCAGCATCCTCCGCGATGGTGAGCCCTGGATCCCGATCACCGGCGAGATCCACTACAGCCGCCAGCCGAGGCATCGCTGGGAAGACGCACTCCGGCTGATGAAGGCCGGCGGAATCACCGTCGTGGCCACCTACGTCTTCTGGATCCACCACCAGGAACAGGAAACGGCTGAACCTAACTTCGAGGGCAACCTGGACCTCGCTGCCTTCGTTGAGTTGTGCCAGGACATCGGCCTCGACGCGATTCTCCGGCTCGGACCCTGGTGCCACGGCGAGGTGCGGAACGGCGGCCACCCGGACTGGATAGTTGAGGCCGACTACCCGGAACGAACCAATCACCCGGCCTACCTGAAAGCAGTGCGCACCTGGTTCGGCGCAGTCGGCCGGCAGGTGGCGCACCTCTGCGGCGATCAGGGGCCCATCATCGGCATCCAGCTCGAGAACGAGCTCTACGACCAACCGGACCACATCCTCGTCCTGAAGGACATCGCCCGAGAGTCCGGCCTCTTTGCCCCGCTTTGGACGGCGACCGCCTGGGGCAGCGCGGACGTCCCGGTGGGGGAGGTGTTCCCGCTCTACGGCGGTTATGCGGATGGTTTCTGGGTGGACAGCGACCAGGGCTGGGACGAGAGTTTCCAGGCCCACTTCACGTTCTCCCACCAGTGGGACGACCCGGGCATCGGCAAGGATCTGTCCGGAGATAAGTGGACCGGCGTCGTCGGCGCAAAACACCCTGACTTCCCGGCGGCAACCTGCGAGCTGGCCGGCGGCATGGCGAGCGCGTATCACCGCCGCCCCACCCCGACGGCACGTGACATTGCCGCCGTCGCCCACTGCAAACTGGGCAGCGGGTCGACCTGGCAGGGCTATTACATGTACGTGGGCGGCACTAACCCACGACGCGGGCTGCAGGAGTCGCAGGCCACCGGCTATCCCAATGACATGCCGGAGCTCAACTACGACTTCGGCGCACCCGTCGGAGCACACCTCCAGACTCGCGAGAGCTACCACCGGCTGCGGAACCAGCACTCTTTCCTGGCCGCCTTCGGTTCCCGGCTCGCCGCCATGAACGCCACCATCCCTGGAAACAACGACGACGGCGCGCTCCGCTGGTCCCTGCGCAGCGACGGTTCCAGCGGCTTCGTCTTCATGAACAATCACCGGCCATACGAGCCGCTGCCCGCGCGGGCCGACGTCCGCTTCGACATCACCCTCGATAACAGCAAGGTCACCTTCCCGCACCGCCCCGTCACGATCCCGTCCGGTGAGTTCATGTCCTGGCCGGTGGAGCTGGAGGTGGCAGGCGTCGTCGTGCGCTGGGCGACTTTGAACGTCCTCACGCTTCTCGAGGCCGAGGCCGAGGGCGAGGGCGAGACGCCCGTCCTGGTGCTGGCAGCCAATGACGGCGTCGACGCACACCTCGCCGTACCTGCCGGCTATTCCGTGTCGGGCCATGCGGCACATCCGGTCGACGGCGACCTCGTGTTGGAAAACCTCGGCCCAGGATTCGTCACGCTAACCAGCGACGAGGGCGCGCAGCTGCGTGTGTTGGTCCTGACTGCGAGCCAGGCTCTCCAGGCCTGGACCCCGGAAGCCGGAGGTCGACGGCGCCTGGTGCTGTCGTCCGCAGATGTGATCGAGCGTGAGGATTCGCTGACTGTACTCGCCGCGGAATCGGGATGCCTTTCGATCTTCCCGGCGGCAGGCACACCGGACGACGACGGATTCTCGCACCATTCGTTCGATGTCACCGACGAGGAGTGCGAGATCAGGCTCGAGCAGGTGGCTCCCGCGTCAGCTCCGTCCATCCGGCCAGTGCGTGTACCCGGAAGGGCCGCGGCGCCGGAGGCAGAGGACTTTGCTGAACGTGCGGCCCGTTACACGGTCACCATCGCAGGCACCGCCTCAGCGCTCGAGCGCTCGCTGCTCCGGGTCGAGATCGTCGGGGACACCGCGTCGTCGTCGTTCGACGGGCGTGAGGAGGACGTCTTCTGGACCGGCCAGGCATGGGATATTGACATCACTCCCTACGCCGCGACCGCCCGCAGGGAGGTGGCGCTGGCCGTCTATCCGTTGACGGACGCGACGCCGGTGTGGCTGCCACCGAAGGCAGCGTCAGTTCATGCCGCATTGACGCAGCCGACGGCGACTATCACGGGCGCGCGCGTGCTCACCTTCCGCGAGGTCGAGGTCCTGGGCGCCGATCGGTGGGTTGCTGTCTAG
- a CDS encoding MarR family transcriptional regulator, whose product MSQYGLARKLRVSPDTLIKVLDRLERSDLITRDGSPHDPEGQHLRITVDGRILLERADLLEEEQERTLGSDQQLRAELIARIQALGIETAPQPAKPALKLVPKLEDDDDSSHSSAAG is encoded by the coding sequence ATGAGCCAATACGGACTGGCACGAAAACTTCGGGTCAGCCCTGACACGCTGATCAAAGTACTGGACCGGCTTGAACGAAGCGACCTCATTACAAGAGATGGAAGCCCGCATGATCCGGAGGGCCAACACCTTCGAATCACCGTTGATGGGCGCATCCTCCTAGAGCGCGCCGACCTTTTGGAGGAGGAGCAGGAGCGCACCCTGGGCTCTGATCAGCAGTTGCGCGCCGAACTCATTGCGCGCATTCAGGCATTGGGCATCGAGACTGCCCCCCAGCCGGCTAAGCCGGCGCTCAAGCTGGTGCCGAAACTCGAGGACGACGACGATTCCTCGCACTCATCCGCGGCCGGCTGA
- a CDS encoding RecQ family ATP-dependent DNA helicase: MRAALTETARELFGLDTLLPGQRKALQAADDGANVLGVLPTGYGKSAIYQVAAMAAPGVAVVVSPLISLQRDQVEAINTALGDLRAWVLNSAASESEIEEAWTAAEDPDEERRAKFLFLAPEQLAREEVAERLQKLDVSFLVIDEAHCVSAWGHDFRPDYLQLGSLVERLKRPVIALTATASPPVRQEILERLRLKDAVVVAEGFDRPNLHLSVRQYESARDKQRAVVEQVTALEGQGLLYTATRKETDRYAEELREAGLRVDAYHSGRSKSDRNALHEAFQAGELDVVVATTAFGMGIDKPDVRFVVHADIPDSLDSYYQEVGRAGRDGEPAEVVLHYRPEDLGIRRYFAAKSVQEEGLRSVLKALREADRPLDAPGIREAAGMTQRKLSGLLNQLVEVDAVRERGGAYRLVAKDDGKVIDDVVDHQKRRQEVDRSRVEMARQYAEQRGCRRKFLLGYFGEEREGLCDACDNCESGRAAEQNDDAGHQPFPLQSTVRHDEWGEGVVMGYENDVVTVLFGDHGYKSLSVPLVEEKGLLAQVRS; encoded by the coding sequence ATGAGAGCAGCACTGACGGAAACTGCCCGGGAGCTTTTTGGCCTGGACACGCTTCTTCCCGGACAGCGCAAGGCCCTGCAAGCAGCCGACGACGGCGCGAACGTCCTGGGCGTACTCCCCACCGGCTATGGGAAGTCGGCAATCTACCAGGTGGCGGCAATGGCGGCTCCGGGCGTCGCCGTCGTCGTCTCTCCCCTGATCTCGCTCCAGCGCGACCAGGTTGAGGCGATCAACACCGCCCTGGGCGATCTGCGGGCCTGGGTGCTGAACTCCGCCGCATCAGAAAGTGAGATTGAGGAAGCCTGGACTGCTGCCGAGGACCCCGACGAGGAGCGCCGGGCGAAGTTCCTGTTTCTGGCACCTGAGCAACTGGCACGGGAGGAAGTCGCCGAGCGGCTGCAGAAACTGGACGTTTCCTTCCTGGTCATCGACGAAGCGCACTGTGTGTCCGCGTGGGGCCACGATTTCCGGCCCGACTACCTCCAGCTCGGCTCGCTTGTGGAGCGGCTGAAGCGTCCGGTTATCGCGCTGACCGCGACCGCTTCCCCGCCGGTGCGCCAGGAGATCCTGGAGCGATTGCGGTTGAAGGACGCCGTCGTCGTCGCGGAGGGCTTCGACCGCCCCAACCTGCACCTTAGCGTCCGGCAATACGAGTCCGCGCGGGACAAGCAACGCGCCGTCGTCGAGCAGGTAACCGCCCTGGAGGGACAGGGATTGCTCTACACGGCCACCCGCAAGGAGACCGACCGCTACGCGGAGGAGCTCCGCGAAGCGGGGCTGCGGGTTGATGCGTATCATTCCGGCCGCAGCAAGTCCGACCGGAACGCATTACACGAGGCGTTCCAGGCGGGCGAGCTGGACGTCGTGGTTGCCACCACCGCGTTCGGCATGGGCATTGACAAGCCCGACGTGCGATTCGTTGTCCACGCCGACATTCCGGACTCCCTGGACAGCTACTACCAGGAGGTGGGCCGGGCCGGCCGCGATGGCGAGCCGGCCGAGGTCGTACTCCACTACCGGCCGGAGGACCTGGGAATCCGGCGGTACTTCGCAGCGAAGTCCGTCCAGGAGGAGGGCCTGCGATCGGTGCTCAAGGCGCTTCGCGAGGCCGATCGTCCGCTCGACGCACCGGGCATCAGGGAAGCCGCCGGAATGACTCAGCGCAAGCTGTCCGGCCTGCTCAACCAGCTGGTTGAGGTGGACGCTGTCCGCGAGCGCGGCGGGGCCTACCGTCTGGTGGCGAAGGATGACGGAAAGGTGATTGACGACGTCGTTGACCACCAGAAGCGGCGGCAGGAGGTGGACCGCTCCCGCGTCGAGATGGCGCGGCAGTATGCAGAGCAGCGGGGGTGCCGGCGGAAATTCCTGCTGGGCTACTTCGGTGAGGAACGGGAAGGGCTGTGTGATGCCTGTGACAACTGCGAATCCGGCCGCGCCGCCGAGCAGAACGACGACGCCGGGCACCAGCCGTTTCCGCTGCAGAGCACAGTCCGGCACGACGAATGGGGCGAGGGCGTGGTGATGGGATACGAGAACGACGTCGTGACGGTCCTGTTCGGGGACCACGGGTACAAGTCCCTGTCCGTTCCGCTGGTTGAGGAGAAGGGCCTGCTGGCCCAGGTGCGCTCATGA
- a CDS encoding GNAT family N-acetyltransferase, translating to MKLRLLAPDDEAAATAAHAELLRENFEFLLAYRTGMEWLDYLAQTEDARFGRNLPEGWVPATFLVADVDGGLVGRASIRHELNQHLFEVGGHIGYAVRPQFRGRGYATEMLRLALGEARSLGIATALLTCDPDNFASHAVIERNGGVREVNSAPISQDKLRYWIPT from the coding sequence GTGAAGCTCCGACTTCTGGCACCCGATGACGAAGCCGCAGCAACTGCTGCGCACGCCGAGCTCCTTCGCGAGAACTTCGAGTTCCTGCTGGCCTACCGAACAGGTATGGAGTGGCTGGACTACCTCGCTCAGACGGAGGATGCGCGGTTCGGAAGAAACCTCCCGGAGGGTTGGGTGCCGGCAACGTTTCTGGTGGCCGACGTGGACGGTGGTCTGGTTGGCCGGGCGTCCATTCGGCATGAGCTGAACCAGCACCTCTTCGAGGTAGGCGGGCACATCGGCTACGCTGTCCGTCCCCAGTTCAGAGGACGGGGCTACGCGACGGAAATGCTCCGGCTCGCGCTCGGGGAGGCGCGATCCCTCGGAATCGCCACCGCGCTGCTGACATGTGACCCGGACAACTTTGCTTCCCATGCTGTGATCGAGCGGAACGGCGGTGTCCGGGAGGTGAACTCTGCGCCAATTTCTCAGGACAAACTGCGCTACTGGATTCCCACCTGA
- a CDS encoding GNAT family protein — MPDTEDAVLRRWTLDDAPALQRAVAASDDLRLQFGKDDLSELDACRQYIENQVGLESASARHFAIAVDGVAVGDIGVTSMEFNHGTAWVSYWLSADYRGRGLVTRGLSAAAEWAFSEGLFRLELSHRVDNPASCRVAVRTGFQREGIERAKLRYGVDRYDVETHARLASDPKPQNITPLPC; from the coding sequence GTGCCAGATACCGAAGACGCAGTCCTGCGACGCTGGACGCTGGATGATGCCCCTGCCCTCCAGCGGGCAGTTGCCGCCAGTGACGACCTCCGGCTTCAGTTTGGGAAGGATGACCTCTCCGAGCTCGATGCGTGTCGGCAGTACATCGAGAACCAGGTGGGACTGGAAAGCGCCTCCGCGCGCCACTTCGCAATTGCCGTTGACGGCGTGGCCGTCGGCGACATCGGCGTGACCTCCATGGAGTTTAACCATGGCACGGCCTGGGTTTCCTACTGGCTCAGCGCTGATTACCGTGGCCGCGGCCTGGTGACCAGGGGCCTGTCCGCTGCCGCGGAGTGGGCATTTTCCGAAGGACTCTTCCGGCTCGAGTTGAGCCACCGCGTGGACAATCCTGCGTCATGCAGGGTCGCCGTACGGACGGGTTTCCAGCGGGAAGGTATCGAACGGGCGAAGCTCCGGTACGGGGTGGACCGGTACGACGTCGAGACGCACGCCCGTCTGGCCTCCGATCCCAAGCCGCAGAACATCACCCCGCTTCCCTGCTGA
- a CDS encoding acyl-CoA thioesterase, which produces MENGTRGGAAGDRTNPHSVTLRFLAAPTDLGHSGSVDAGTVLEWVDKAAYAAAVGWAKTYCVTAYVGNIHFADPVNVGDLVEVEATIVYTGKSSLHIRTVVSSRDVQGSEATMRSQCLVIFVAVGQDGKSVPVPSFEPVTLEEIGFRDQAVARIAVRDAIVAEMSGQEYTDAGTAERVVLRFLAAPTDVNWGGKVHGGTVMDWIDEAAYICSTRYCGRDTVAVFSGGVRFYRPLLIGDLVEVEARLVYTGNKGMHIAVHVRSGRPTGREMQVTTYCLTVMVARDETGTAVPVPRWVPQSDEDKRLEAHARTLLEIRGRAPGSTLPSHLTGEIQATGQ; this is translated from the coding sequence ATGGAAAACGGGACGCGAGGGGGCGCCGCGGGAGATCGCACGAATCCGCACTCGGTAACCCTGCGATTCCTGGCCGCCCCCACGGATCTGGGGCACAGCGGTTCGGTCGACGCCGGCACGGTGCTGGAATGGGTGGACAAGGCAGCGTACGCCGCCGCCGTCGGCTGGGCGAAGACGTATTGCGTCACCGCCTATGTGGGCAACATACACTTCGCTGATCCTGTCAACGTCGGCGACCTTGTCGAGGTCGAAGCGACCATCGTGTATACCGGCAAGTCCTCCCTTCATATCCGCACCGTTGTGTCTTCCCGCGATGTCCAGGGCAGCGAGGCAACCATGCGCAGCCAGTGCCTGGTGATCTTTGTCGCCGTGGGGCAGGACGGTAAGTCCGTACCGGTGCCATCCTTCGAACCTGTCACTCTGGAAGAGATTGGATTCCGCGACCAGGCGGTGGCCCGCATAGCGGTGAGAGATGCCATCGTGGCTGAAATGAGCGGGCAGGAATACACCGACGCCGGAACTGCCGAACGTGTAGTTCTGCGGTTCCTCGCAGCTCCCACGGATGTGAACTGGGGCGGCAAGGTGCACGGCGGCACGGTGATGGACTGGATTGATGAGGCCGCTTACATCTGTTCCACGCGCTACTGCGGAAGGGACACTGTTGCGGTCTTCTCCGGGGGAGTCCGGTTCTATCGGCCGCTACTGATCGGCGACCTCGTTGAGGTGGAAGCCCGCTTGGTCTACACGGGCAACAAGGGGATGCATATTGCTGTGCATGTTCGTTCGGGCAGACCGACCGGACGTGAGATGCAGGTAACCACCTACTGCCTGACGGTGATGGTGGCCCGGGATGAAACGGGGACAGCGGTGCCCGTACCTCGGTGGGTTCCGCAGTCGGATGAGGACAAGCGCCTCGAAGCCCATGCCCGGACCCTGCTGGAGATTCGCGGGAGGGCCCCGGGCAGTACACTCCCAAGTCATCTCACCGGTGAAATTCAAGCTACCGGTCAGTAA
- a CDS encoding dihydrofolate reductase family protein, with the protein MARLIYSMIGSLDGYVADTSGNFDWAVPDEQVLAFINDQERDVGTYLYGRRIYELMEAWENDPTAADSPESQEFAGIWKAADKVVFSTRLEDVKTTRTILQRTFDPAFVENLKRTATADINIAGPLLASHAFRAGLIDCVHLLLVPTIIGGGKSFFPSNMRLNLRLEGSRRFENGMLALQYDVDGS; encoded by the coding sequence ATGGCGCGCTTGATCTACTCCATGATCGGCTCTCTGGACGGGTACGTTGCCGACACATCAGGCAATTTCGACTGGGCTGTGCCGGACGAGCAGGTGCTCGCCTTCATCAATGATCAGGAACGCGACGTAGGAACGTATCTGTACGGGCGGCGGATCTACGAGTTGATGGAGGCGTGGGAGAACGATCCGACGGCCGCAGACTCGCCGGAGTCGCAAGAGTTCGCCGGGATCTGGAAGGCTGCGGACAAGGTTGTCTTCTCAACGCGCCTTGAGGACGTGAAAACCACCAGGACCATCCTGCAGAGAACGTTCGACCCGGCGTTCGTGGAAAACCTGAAGCGCACCGCAACTGCCGACATCAACATTGCAGGTCCCCTGCTTGCCTCCCACGCGTTCCGTGCAGGGCTGATCGACTGCGTCCACCTGCTGTTGGTACCCACGATTATCGGAGGCGGGAAAAGCTTCTTCCCCAGCAATATGCGCCTTAACCTGCGTCTGGAGGGGAGCCGCCGCTTCGAGAACGGCATGCTCGCCCTCCAGTACGACGTCGACGGCAGCTGA
- a CDS encoding metalloregulator ArsR/SmtB family transcription factor — protein sequence MKDADPVGNFPGAHRPLYEVKANLFKGLAHPVRVRVLELLSASPDVSVTDLIADMGVEASRLSQHLSVLRTHHLVVSERRGSQVFYSLAYPRVADLLATAKALLAEVLETTQQQLQDPEWGPAGDETVSAVPVAAVES from the coding sequence GTGAAGGATGCTGATCCCGTGGGCAATTTTCCGGGCGCGCACAGGCCCCTCTACGAGGTAAAGGCCAATCTGTTCAAAGGCCTTGCCCATCCAGTGCGGGTGCGCGTGCTGGAACTTCTCTCCGCTTCGCCGGACGTATCGGTGACCGACCTCATCGCCGATATGGGCGTTGAGGCGTCACGTCTTTCCCAACATCTGTCAGTCCTGCGCACCCATCACCTGGTGGTGTCCGAGCGCCGCGGCAGCCAGGTCTTTTACAGCTTGGCTTATCCCCGTGTTGCGGACCTGCTGGCCACGGCTAAAGCACTACTGGCGGAGGTCCTCGAAACTACGCAGCAACAACTGCAGGATCCGGAATGGGGACCCGCAGGAGATGAAACGGTAAGTGCCGTGCCGGTTGCCGCCGTCGAAAGTTAA